A single region of the Salvia miltiorrhiza cultivar Shanhuang (shh) chromosome 8, IMPLAD_Smil_shh, whole genome shotgun sequence genome encodes:
- the LOC130999232 gene encoding uncharacterized protein LOC130999232 isoform X2, protein MVVSFNLSLSKLEDPSTSAVIVKFELLYAPVLENRFNVDACLDTSPAAVHEFRLPPKALLGLHAYCPVHFDAFHAVLVDTSVHASLLKSEVHASSLKVPSDPIADKHDLAVEHNKSKQVLLLKALSSAHDILLEELQKLSMAIDVPIEMEDISSSILFGFAQRSDQVLADAEVPVDVSSKPLKVSQKQNGKVDFQHDDFLYSFSEEKLLKSFDLIGNQVNYLWSTFFNFHRANAKKILESLCNQWAVDRKAEWSIWMVYTKAEMPHQYISSVADDSAIRGLRGRGRKLTGDPAQTAAMRAELHRRSIAQMRINNRSIQDLHIFGDPSHIPIVIVERVVNAPARSTSGNFYFSQQDQKYTNGFVAGVDAIPSNKLSGTTRQTGRVLKIVVFVHGFQGHHLDLRLVRNQWLLIDPKAEFLMSEVNEDKTSGDFREMGQRLAQEVVSFVKKKMDKASRSGILRTIKLSFVGHSIGNIILRTALTETIMEPYLRFLHTYVSVSGPHLGYLYSSNSLFNGGLWLLKKLKGTQCIHQLTFTDDPDLQNTFLYKLCKEKTLEHFKNIILLSSPQDGYVPYHSARIEMCPASSGDYSKKGKLFLEMLNEYLDQIRAPSSEHRVLLRCDVNFDISLQGRNLNTLIGRAAHIEFLETDIFAKFIMWSFPELFR, encoded by the exons GTTTAACGTTGATGCTTGTTTGGATACATCCCCTGCTGCAGTCCATGAATTTCGACTCCCCCCTAAAGCTCTTTTAGGATTGCATGCTTACTGTCCGGTTCATTTTGATGCATTTCATGCGGTATTAGTTGATACAAGTGTACATGCCAGTCTGCTGAAAAGTGAGGTTCACGCTTCCTCGCTGAAGGTACCCAG TGATCCTATAGCTGACAAACATGACCTTGCTGTGGAGcacaataaatcaaagcaa GTTTTGCTTCTGAAAGCATTATCAAGTGCTCACGACATACTTCTAGAAGAGCTACAAAAGCTCAGCATGGCTATTGATGTACCCATTGAAATGGAAGATATTTCATCTAGCATATTATTCGGTTTCGCTCAAAGATCTGATCAGGTCTTGGCAGATGCTGAAGTGCCAGTGGACGTTTCAAGCAAACCCCTAAAAGTTTCACAG AAACAAAATGGCAAAGTTGATTTTCAGCACGATGATTTTCTCTATTCGTTCTCTGAAGAAAAGCTGCTCAAGTCATTCGATTTGATCGGCAATCAAGTGAATTACTTGTGGAGCACGTTTTTCAACTTCCATAG GGCTAATGCGAAGAAAATTCTTGAATCTCTTTGCAACCAGTGGGCTGTTGATCGTAAAGCTGAATGGTCAATCTGGATGGTTTACACTAAAGCTGAGATGCCTCATCAGTATATAAGCAGTGTAGCAGATGATTCCGCCATCCGTGGATTACGTGGTCGAGGACGGAAGTTAACTGGCGAT CCTGCTCAGACTGCTGCTATGAGGGCAGAGCTTCATAGGCGAAGTATTGCACAAATGAGG ATCAATAATCGTTCTATTCAAGACTTGCATATATTTGGAGACCCATCACACATTCCCATCGTGATTGTAGAACGAGTTGTCAATGCACCTGCTCGTTCAACCAGTGGAAATTTTTATTTCAGTCAACAAGACCAGAAATACACAAATGGCTTTGTTGCTGGAGTTGACGCTATCCCCTCAAACAAGCTATCTGGCACCACTCGTCAAACTGGTCGTGTCCTGAAGATTGTAGTTTTTGTCCATGGATTCCAG GGCCATCATTTGGACTTGCGGCTTGTTCGCAACCAATGGCTTCTGATAGACCCAAAGGCAGAATTTCTTATGTCGGAAGTCAATGAAGATAAAACATCCGGAGACTTTAGAGAAATGGGTCAGCGGCTAGCACAAGAAGTTGTATCTTTCGTGAAAAAGAAAATGGACAAGGCGTCTAGATCTGGGATCTTGAGAACAATCAAGCTTAGCTTCGTTGGACATTCGATCGGGAATATCATTTTAAGAACTGCACTTACAG AGACAATTATGGAACCATATCTGAGATTCCTGCACACGTATGTCTCAGTATCCGGCCCACATCTTGGTTATCTTTACAGTTCAAACTCGTTATTTAACGGGGGTTTGTGGCTCTTGAAGAAGCTCAAAGGCACACAGTGTATTCATCAGCTGACTTTCACAGATGATCCTGATCTGCAAAATACTTTCTTATACAAACTGTGCAag gAAAAGACGTTGGAGCATTTCAAAAACATTATTCTGTTATCTTCACCTCAG GATGGCTATGTTCCATATCATTCCGCGAGAATCGAGATGTGCCCTGCATCGTCCGGAGACTACTCGAAGAAGGGCAAACTCTTCCTTGAGATGCTAAACGAATACCTGGACCAGATACGAGCGCCTTCCTCCGAGCACCGTGTGCTGCTGCGCTGCGATGTCAACTTCGACATCTCCTTGCAGGGAAGAAACTTGAACACCCTGATCGGACGTGCCGCTCACATCGAGTTCCTCGAGACGGACATCTTCGCCAAATTCATAATGTGGTCCTTCCCAGAACTGTTCCGTTGA